In Elephas maximus indicus isolate mEleMax1 chromosome 15, mEleMax1 primary haplotype, whole genome shotgun sequence, the following are encoded in one genomic region:
- the ZFPM2 gene encoding zinc finger protein ZFPM2 isoform X4: MVLTAGPKWLLDVTWQGVEDNKNNCIVYSKGGQLWCTTTKAISEGEELIAFVVDFDSRLQAASQMTLTEGMYPARLLDSIQLLPQQAAMASILPTAIVNKDIFPCKSCGIWYRSERNLQAHLMYYCSGRQREAAPVSEENEDSAHQISSLCPFPQCTKSFSNARALEMHLNSHSGVKMEECLPPGASLKCTVCSYTADSVINFHQHLFSHLTQAAFRCNHCHFGFQTQRELLQHQELHVPGSKIPRESDMEHSPSGTEDNLQPSADLLTRSELPQSQKPMQTKDASSDTELDKCEKKTPLFLTNQRPEIQPTANKQSFSYTKIKSEPSSPRLASSPVQPNIGPSFPVGPFLSQFAFPQDITMVPQASEILAKMSELVHRRLRHGSNSYPPVIYSPLMPKGATCFECNITFNNLDNYLVHKKHYCSSRWQQMAKSPEFPGISEKMPEAVSPNTGQNSINLLNPAAHAADPENPLLQTSCINSSTVLDLIGPNGKGHDKDFSTQAKKLSTSNNNDDKINGKPVDVKNPSLPLVDGESDPNKTTCEACNITFSRHETYMVHKQYYCATRHDPPLKRSASNKVPAMQRTMRTRKRRKMYEMCLPEQEQRPPLVQQRFLDVGNLSNPCTSAQEPTEVLGECYHPRCDIFPGIVSKHLETSLTINKCVPVSKCDTTHSSVSCLEMDVPIDLSKKCLSQSERTTASPKRLLDYHECTVCKISFNKVENYLAHKQNFCPVTAHQRNDLGQLDGKVFPNPESERNSPDVSYERSIIKCEKNGNLKQPSPNGNLFSSHLATLQGLKAFSEAAQLIATKEENKHLFLPQCLYPGAIKKAKGADQLSPYYGIKPSDYISGSLVIHNTDIDQSTNAENESSKGQASSNGCAVQKKDSLPLLPKNRGMVIVNGGLKQDERPATNPQQENISQNPQHEDGHKSPSRISENPLAANENVSPGIASAEEQLSSIAKGVNGSTQAPTSGKYCRLCDIQFNNLSNFITHKKFYCSSHAAEHVK, encoded by the exons AGGATATATTCCCTTGCAAGTCCTGTGGCATCTGGTACCGGAGTGAGCGGAATCTGCAAGCCCATTTAATGTACTACTGCAGTGGGAGACAACGAGAAGCCGCTCCAGTAtcagaagaaaatgaagacagtGCTCATCAGATTTCCAGCCTTTGCCCCTTTCCTCAGTGCACCAAGAGCTTTTCAAATGCTCGCGCACTAGAAATGCACCTGAATTCACACAGTG GAGTGAAAATGGAAGAATGTCTCCCCCCTGGCGCAAGTCTAAAATGCACCGTTTGTAGCTACACTGCTGACTCTGTGATCAACTTTCACCAACACCTGTTCTCCCATCTCACTCAAGCTGCCTTCCGATGTAATCACTGCCACTTCGGCTTCCAGACTCAGAGGGAGTTATTGCAGCACCAGGAGCTCCATGTCCCTGGCAGCAAAATTCCCAGAGAAAGTGACATGGAACACTCTCCAAGTGGAACTGAAGACAACTTACAGCCATCCGCAGACTTGCTGACCAGAAGCGAacttccccagagccaaaagcCCATGCAGACTAAAGATGCGAGCTCTGACACAGAGCTGGACAAGTGTGAGAAAAAGACTCCACTGTTTCTCACTAACCAGAGACCTGAGATACAGCCTACGGCAAATAAACAAAgcttttcttatacaaaaataaaGTCTGAGCCCTCTAGCCCAAGACTCGCCTCCTCTCCAGTTCAGCCTAATATTGGACCTTCTTTCCCTGTGGGcccttttctatctcagtttgctTTTCCCCAAGATATCACAATGGTCCCTCAAGCTTCAGAGATCTTAGCCAAGATGTCTGAACTGGTACATCGGCGACTGAGGCATGGTAGTAATAGCTACCCTCCCGTAATTTACAGCCCCTTGATGCCCAAGGGTGCTACTTGTTTTGAGTGTAACATAACATTCAATAATTTGGATAATTATCTAGTGCACAAAAAACATTATTGCAGCAGTCGATGGCAACAGATGGCCAAGTCCCCAGAGTTCCCTGGTATTTCAGAAAAGATGCCTGAGGCCGTGAGTCCCAACACTGGCCAAAACTCCATAAACCTTCTCAACCCAGCTGCTCACGCTGCTGATCCTGAGAACCCACTTCTTCAAACAtcctgcatcaattcttccactGTTTTAGATTTAATTGGGCCAAATGGGAAGGGccatgacaaggacttttccacTCAAGCGAAGAAGCTATCCACCTCCAATAACAATGATGATAAAATTAATGGAAAACCCGTTGATGTGAAAAATCCCAGTCTCCCCTTAGTGGATGGGGAAAGTGACCCAAATAAGACTACCTGTGAAGCTTGCAACATTACCTTCAGCCGGCACGAAACGTACATGGTCCACAAACAGTATTATTGTGCTACTCGTCACGATCCTCCGCTGAAGAGGTCTGCTTCCAACAAAGTGCCTGCCATGCAAAGAACCATGCGCACACGCAAGCGAAGGAAGATGTATGAGATGTGCCTGCCTGAACAGGAACAAAGGCCTCCACTGGTCCAACAGAGATTTCTTGATGTAGGCAACCTCAGCAATCCTTGTACCTCCGCTCAAGAACCCACAGAAGTGCTAGGAGAGTGCTACCACCCAAGATGTGATATCTTCCCAGGAATTGTCTCAAAGCACTTGGAAACTTCTCTGACCATCAACAAATGTGTTCCAGTTTCCAAATGTGACACTACTCATTCCAGTGTTTCCTGCCTAGAGATGGACGTGCCCATAGATCTCAGCAAAAAGTGTTTATCCCAGTCTGAGCGGACGACCGCGTCTCCCAAAAGGCTGCTGGACTACCATGAGTGCACCGTGTGCAAGATCAGTTTCAATAAGGTAGAAAACTACCTGGCCCACAAGCAGAATTTTTGCCCCGTCACTGCACATCAGCGCAACGACctgggccaactcgatggcaaagtgtTTCCGAATCCAGAAAGTGAACGAAACAGCCCAGATGTCAGCTATGAGAGAAGCAtaataaaatgtgagaaaaatggGAATCTGAAGCAGCCTTCCCCCAATGGAAACTTATTTTCATCCCACTTAGCAACCCTGCAAGGCCTGAAAGCTTTTAGTGAAGCAGCTCAGCTCATTgctacaaaagaagaaaacaaacatttgTTTCTTCCACAATGCCTTTACCCTGGAgcaataaagaaagcaaaaggagcCGACCAGCTTTCTCCATATTATGGAATAAAGCCAAGTGATTATATTTCTGGTTCTCTGGTCATTCATAACACTGACATAGATCAAAGCACAAATGCCGAAAACGAATCTTCTAAAGGCCAGGCTTCCTCAAATGGATGTGCTGTGCAGAAGAAAGATTCTCTGCCATTGTTGCCCAAAAATAGAGGCATGGTAATAGTTAATGGTGGATTGAAACAAGATGAGAGACCTGCCACCAACCCACAGCAAGAGAACATTTCCCAGAATCCTCAGCATGAAGACGGGCACAAATCTCCCTCTAGGATCTCTGAGAACCCGTTAGCTGCAAACGAGAATGTCTCACCAGGAATCGCCTCAGCGGAGGAACAGTTGTCTAGTATAGCAAAAGGTGTGAATGGTTCCACCCAAGCTCCAACCAGTGGGAAATATTGCCGGCTGTGCGATATCCAGTTCAATAACCTTTCGAACTTTATAACTCACAAGAAGTTTTATTGCTCATCACATGCAGCAGAACATGTCAAATGA